From one Lycium ferocissimum isolate CSIRO_LF1 chromosome 7, AGI_CSIRO_Lferr_CH_V1, whole genome shotgun sequence genomic stretch:
- the LOC132065698 gene encoding protein SODIUM POTASSIUM ROOT DEFECTIVE 3, translating to MKSIDLFCASPASTAICSSMDQHAMVRRGLRRQIDRKIERLGDVTSKIKTPVPCSSHQLPFDPKNYYYQKGRKSTSKPSELRRKSSADITDLASPHDSSRYLLSDTKFIDFLSSSDCTTSGDAKALVPSKPLRAKSTNERLMYRSSSTHSHESPVYKPSQAYSNELCVYKSSSNPSCPREQIVELRVSIHCKGCEGKVRKHISRMEGVKSVTIDLASKKVTVIGDVTPLGVLASVSKVKNAQFWPYPATSSSSSSSSSSSSPMI from the exons atgaaatcCATAGATCTTTTTTGTGCTTCTCCAGCTTCCACAGCCATATGTTCAAGCATGGATCAACATGCTATGGTCCGTCGAGGCCTTAGGCGTCAAATTGATCGTAAAATCGAACGATTAGGTGACGTTACTTCAAAAATCAAAACTCCAGTCCCTTGTTCTTCTCATCAACTTCCATTTGATCCCAAAAATTACTACTATCAAAAGGGTCGAAAAAGCACTAGTAAACCAAGTGAATTACGTCGAAAAAGCTCAGCTGATATCACTGACTTAGCTTCTCCTCATGATTCCTCTAGGTATTTGTTAAGTGATACTAAATTCATAGATTTCTTATCATCATCAGATTGTACTACTTCTGGAGATGCAAAAGCTTTGGTTCCTAGCAAACCATTAAGGGCTAAAAGCACCAATGAACGTCTCATGTATCGATCTTCATCGACTCATTCGCATGAATCTCCGGTCTATAAACCTTCACAAGCTTACTCAAATGAATTATGTGTCTATAAATCTTCATCAAATCCTTCATGCCCCCGTGAACAG ATTGTGGAATTGAGGGTGTCAATCCACTGCAAAGGTTGTGAAGGGAAAGTAAGAAAACATATCTCCAGAATGGAAG GAGTGAAATCAGTTACTATAGATTTGGCTTCAAAGAAAGTAACAGTCATCGGCGATGTGACTCCACTAGGTGTATTGGCAAGTGTTTCAAAGGTGAAAAATGCACAATTTTGGCCATATCCAGCTACTTCTTCGTCTtcgtcttcatcttcatcttcgtCTTCTCCAATGATTTGA